The Candidatus Eisenbacteria bacterium genome contains the following window.
GTACCCGTAGCAGAGTATGCCCGCGCTTCCGTCCTCTTGAATGCGGCGGAATTCCACTCTCACCTTCTGGCCCACGTGTATCTTGTCGAGCGGACAATCGACTATTTGCGTGGTGATCTTGACGCCGCCATCGAGCTCGACAATTCCTACGGCGTACGGCGCCTGGTCAGAGAATTGAGACGGAGCCACGCGTATCACGGTGAAGGTCCGCACAACGCCGCCCTCGGACAACCTCACGGCATCAAACTCCATGCTCCCACACTTCGGGCACTTGCTTCTAGGCGGGAAGCAAATCCTCCCGCAGCGTTTGCATTTCTCTGCCTCGAGACGATATCTCTGCGGGATTTCCCTCCAATAACGTGCCGGAAACATCAGGCCACCTCCAGTATGTGTACGACGGTGCTGCCGCCTGTTCCACCCATGTTCTGAGTCAGCCCTCTCCTTGCACCCTTGACTTGTCTCTTTCCTGACTCGCCTCTCAATTGCTCGGTAATCTCAACGATCTGAGCGACGCCCGTGGCTCCCACGGGGTGCCCCTTCGACTTAAGCCCACCGCTCGTGTTGACGGGGATGCGACCCCCGAGAGCAGTGAGTCCGCTCTCCGCGGCTTTTCCGCCCTCCCCTCTCTCAACGAAACCCAAGGCTTCGATAACACAAATCTCTGCGATCGTGAAGCAGTCGTGGACCTCCGCGAGACTTATGTCGGAGGGCCCCACGCCTGCCATCTTGTACGCTCGCTCGGCCGCTCTCTTCGTCGCGGCGAATTCACAGAAGTCTTCCCTGTCGTGCAGGGCGATTGTGTCAGTGGAGCTGCCAGAGCCTGTGACCTTGATCAGCGGTTTCTTCGTGAACTTCTTCGCCGCGTCAAGAGGACAGAGAATCACGGCAGCGGCCCCGTCAGTTATCGGTGAACAGTCCAGTATGCGCAGCGGGTCCGCCACCAGGACCGATTTCAGTACCGCGTCGACCGTTATTTCGTATGGGTATTGGGCCCTGGGGTTCATCGCACCATGCTTGTGATTCTTCACGGCGACGTGAGCAATCTGTTCCCTGGTCGTACCGAACCGCCTCATGTGATCGCTCGCCATCATGGCGTAGAGCCCGGGAAAAGTCACGCCCTGGTAGCCCTCGTACTCCTGGTCCGCCGCCGTGGCGAGCGCGTAAGTGGCACCGTCTCCGCTCACGTCAGTCATTTTCTCAACGCCGCCCACGAGCACGATGTCGCTAATTCCAGAGGCGACCTCGATGTATCCGCTCCTGAAGGCGACGCCCCCGGAGGCGCAGGCAGACTCGACTCTCGCGGCTGATATTCCGGCGACCCCCACGTAGTCTGCAAGTAGAGAGGCCAGATGCTCCTGGCCGACAAAAAGCCCGCTGCTCATGCAGCCGACGTACATCGAGTCAATTTTGTCAACACCGGCATCGCCGATGGCCGCCAGAGCGGCGTCAACAAATATCTGTCTCAAGGATTTCTTCCAGAGCTCCCCCCACTGGCTCATTCCCACTCCGATTACTGCGACTTCGCGCATACGCACCTCCACCGCGGAAATCTAGGTTTGCCGACCATTCACTCTCACGTCCGTATCCGTTCCCGGGCGCCTATTCGTTCTTGAGAATCTTTCCTCTGAACTTGGCATAGACGCCATACTCGATGTAGCTCTTCCTATCCAACTGCTGTCTCGTTTTCGGAGCCAGATTCTGCACCTTCTCGATTTCCTTTGTCACCTCGAAGACGAACGCATCACTTCCGGCTCCCGAACCGTACGAGGTCATGAAGATCTTGTCTCCGGGTTTCGCTACGTCAAGGATTGCGGTCAATCCCATGGGCGAAGAACCGGAATAAGTATTGCCTAGAATCGGTGAGAGCCAGCCGGTTTCCAGTTGTTCCTTCTTGAAGCCCAGCTTCTGTCCCACCTGCATCGGGAATTTGCCGTTGGGCTGATGGAAGACTGCGTAAGCGAAATCCTGCGGCTTCAG
Protein-coding sequences here:
- a CDS encoding thiolase domain-containing protein, with protein sequence MREVAVIGVGMSQWGELWKKSLRQIFVDAALAAIGDAGVDKIDSMYVGCMSSGLFVGQEHLASLLADYVGVAGISAARVESACASGGVAFRSGYIEVASGISDIVLVGGVEKMTDVSGDGATYALATAADQEYEGYQGVTFPGLYAMMASDHMRRFGTTREQIAHVAVKNHKHGAMNPRAQYPYEITVDAVLKSVLVADPLRILDCSPITDGAAAVILCPLDAAKKFTKKPLIKVTGSGSSTDTIALHDREDFCEFAATKRAAERAYKMAGVGPSDISLAEVHDCFTIAEICVIEALGFVERGEGGKAAESGLTALGGRIPVNTSGGLKSKGHPVGATGVAQIVEITEQLRGESGKRQVKGARRGLTQNMGGTGGSTVVHILEVA
- a CDS encoding Zn-ribbon domain-containing OB-fold protein: MFPARYWREIPQRYRLEAEKCKRCGRICFPPRSKCPKCGSMEFDAVRLSEGGVVRTFTVIRVAPSQFSDQAPYAVGIVELDGGVKITTQIVDCPLDKIHVGQKVRVEFRRIQEDGSAGILCYGYKCVPVS